TTGGACCAGATTCAACGATTATTCCACCAGTTTGTGTTGTGGGGGTGCCGTCTACCAGTCAATTTACGATCTACCATTACCTTTTTGGGTTTTGTCCAAGGATTGCCggccacttcgcgaaatggccagccaaagtagaaaatacaatattaactGCAAGTATTTTgggctttggccaaacctcttggccaATACGCAAAATGGCTGGCcgattcgcgaactggccgaacttCGGGCTTTGGCCCTAACATATACGGTAAACTCGAATAAGTAGTAATTTGCTGGGCTCTTACAGCATTAACTGCAGGGAAAGGAGGCAGTTTTTTTAACaggcaaaaaaattattattttgattgacAAAACTTTGAACGCGGTTGTGAATCACGGACAAACACATGCAATAGATTTCAAACACAAACTAATCAAGATGatttttttcatagaatgactaaattttttaaatatatttctaaaaaaactatGCCACCCTACGACAtgacattcaaaagaaaaataaaattttttcttttaaattctcaTTTTGTGAGGGGAAAGTAATATGacaaaaacttaaagaaataaaaaaagcaagAGAAGGATTGGGGGGGggagtaaattaaaattttactttggaaATACATATTACATACAAAATTATACCTTTTGCGCTCCATCTTTATAGTGCTTTCTCCCATGAAAAAATACCCTTCCgcactttcttctttcttttcttaactCAGGAAAAATGATAGTTTGCTGTTGATTGCATGCAAGTAAAGTCCGatgattagaaaagaaatactatTATGCCATCTCTTAGCAACATCTGAAGTGCttccatgtgcattcaatttttgcAATTACCAGTTTTTACGGAAAAGGGGACATTTAAGCTGTATACACAGACACctgtttttccaaaaatatctTTGTAAGAATCATTTAGTCTTGAACAATCCAACATTATGTTTGATCATTCCTATTTTTGATGCATTTATTTTCCTATTCCACACGATCATCACTTCCCGAATTCGACAGTCCTTATCTCATCTGTCAAAAAGAACTTGTGCTGCTAAAAGGTTGAATGTTCCTCGGTTCCCCCTTCTCCTGTGCATTCTCCTGTCCTACAGAGGTGGTCTGTCTTTGTGATCCAGACTGGCTAGTTAATCAATTGTATATTAGGGTCCTGTAAGTTGGTCAGCAAGCGAGTTTCTTCAAAAAGGGAGAAAGATAAAAGGGGGGAAATATTTTGGGCCTAaaattttctgatgaaatttatcctaatttaaaaaaatttcgggaatgattgaatatattttttttttttggaaacaaactTCGATTTGAGAAAAAACTGGAACGAGGGGGGATGTGAGGCTCTGGAAGTGCGAGGTCATGCGCTTTCACCCACTTTGCCCACGTCTTCCTACACCTCTGATCacaagaatatattttttgtgcAGTAAGTGTTTTAGTggtgtaaaattttacaaaaatcacaCAAATACAGTTTTTCTTTTGTGCGCATCCTCAAAAAGCTCTTTAAATTTCTATtctgagaaaatgcctttttaaatttctcaagtaTAAGGTTCTTCTTCTGTATGTGTCCTGAAATAAACTTTCAAACTTCCTctctcagaaaatgactttttccaatttcacaaaaatatgctttttcttCATAATGATCCCTCAAATGAGTAGTTAGACTTCCACTCTCAGATAATGACTTCTtataaatttcacaagaatatggtttttcttttgtatgtgtcctcaaatggattttcaaatgtccacgctgagaaaatgcctttttacaaatttcacaagaatatggtttttctttcatATGTGTCCTCATATGAACTTTCAAAGTTCCACtaacagaaaaagactttttacaaatttcacaagattatggtttttcttttgtatgtgtcctcaaatgatctttcaaacttccactctcagaaaatgactttttacaaatttcacaagaatatggtttttctttggtatgtgtcctcaaatgaactttcaaagttccactcacagaaaaagattttttacaaatttcacaagaatatggtttttcttttgtatgtgtcctcaaatgaactttcaaagttccactcacagaaaaagattttttacaaatttcacaagaatatggtttttctttggtatgtgtcctcaaatgaactttcaaagttccactcacagaaaaagattttttacaaatttcacaagaatatggtttttcttttgtatgtgtcctcaaatgaactttcaaagttccactcacagaaaaagatttttcacaaatttcacaagaatatggtttttcttttgtatgtgtcctcaaatggattttgaaatgtccactttgagaaaatgcctttttacaaatttcacaagaatatggcttttcttttgcatgtgtcctcaaatgaattttcaaacttccactaacagaaaaagactttttacaaatttaacaagaatatggtttctcttttgtatgtgtcctcaaatgaactttgaaatgtccactcttagaaaaagactttttacaaatttcacaagaatatggtttttctttcgtATGTGTCCTCATATGAACTTTCAAAGTTCCACtaacagaaaaagactttttacaaatttcacacgaatatggtttttcttttgtatgtgtcctcaaatgatcttttaaattTCCACTcttagaaaatgactttttacaaatttcacaagaatatggtttttctttggtatgtgtcctcaaatgaactttcaaatttccactcacagaaaaagattttttacaaatttcacaagaatatggtttttcttttgtatgtgtcctcaaatgatctTTTAAACTTCCACTcttagaaaatgactttttacaaatttcacaagaatatggtttttcttttgtatgtgtcctcaaatggattttgaaatgtccactttgagaaaatgcctttttacaaatttcacaagaatatggcttttcttttgcatgtgtcctcaaatgaattttcaaatttccactaacagaaaaagactttttacaaatttcacaagaatatggtttctcttttgtatgtgtcctcaaatgatctTTTAAACTTCCACTCttagaaaaagactttttacaaatttcacaagaatatggtttttcttttgtatgtgtcctcaaatgatctTTTAAACTTCCACTcttagaaaatgactttttacaaatttcacaagaatatggtttttcttttgtatgtgtcctcaaatgatctTTTAAACTTCCACTcttagaaaatgactttttacaaatttcacaagaatatggtttttcttttgtatgtgtcctcaaatggattttgaaatgtccactttgagaaaatgcctttttacaaatttcacaagaatatggcttttcttttgcatgtgtcctcaaatgaattttcaaatttccactaacagaaaaagactttttacaaatttcac
This Uloborus diversus isolate 005 unplaced genomic scaffold, Udiv.v.3.1 scaffold_239, whole genome shotgun sequence DNA region includes the following protein-coding sequences:
- the LOC129233193 gene encoding zinc finger protein 709-like: MGMDVADKSYFCEYCKKTFSYISSWKLHLRAHTKEKPYSCEVCKKAFSQSGHFKIHLRTHTKEKPYSCEICKKSFSVSGTLKVHLRTHTKEKPYSCEICKKSFSKSGSLKDHLRTHTKEKPYSCEICKKSFSKSGHFKVHLRTHTKEKPYSCEICKKAFSQSGHFKIHLRTHTKEKPYSCEICKKSFSKSGSLKDHLRTHTKEKPYSCEICKKSFSVSGNLKVHLRTHTKEKPYSCEICKKSFSKIHMRTHTKEKPYSCEICKKSFSVSGNLKIHLRTHAKEKPYSCEICKKAFSQSGHFKIHLRTHTKEKPYSCEICKKSFSKSGSLKDHLRTHTKEKPYSCEICKKSFSKSGSLKDHLRTHTKEKPYSCEICKKSFSKSGSLKDHLRTHTKEKPYSCEICKKSFSVSGNLKIHLRTHAKEKPYSCEICKKAFSQSGHFKIHLRTHTKEKPYSCEICKKSFSKSGSLKDHLRTHTKEKPYSCEICKKSFSVSGNLKVHLRTHTKEKPYSCEICKKSFSKMEL